In one Silene latifolia isolate original U9 population chromosome 10, ASM4854445v1, whole genome shotgun sequence genomic region, the following are encoded:
- the LOC141608629 gene encoding F-box/kelch-repeat protein At3g23880-like produces MGDKDLHNSKKKHMIPQQSYLHEDLIIEEILTRLPVKSVLRFKSVSKQWYSTLSSSDFANAHLIKSPFSHPSAPVNTLFIMDFTSFYVFSYDDDQISGNFKDNFVKLDPGFSVEKDTLELTGSCNGLICLTSASAQYFILWNPATRNLKKYGPHGYRKHFDKANYVYVASGFGYASSIDDYKYVGILIAYQKNKISDCIVCIFSLRENTWRKIDFGNDHISVFGQALLVNEKLYWYAYSEEAGDLLLSFDLVVERFDVIYNMDLDRSDMLGVMSGCLSIIYCESQFSDVMHILEPPAIVKSIDLPEELNLDEDSEMIGFTKTGNFFVTGSLGYKAKGFNRTLG; encoded by the coding sequence ATGGGAGACAAAGACCTGCATAATTCCAAGAAGAAGCATATGATTCCGCAACAAAGCTACCTCCATGAGGATCTGATAATTGAAGAAATACTTACAAGATTGCCCGTCAAATCCGTTCTTCGATTTAAGTCGGTATCGAAACAATGGTATTCTACTCTTTCTTCTTCTGATTTCGCCAATGCCCACCTTATCAAATCCCCATTTTCTCACCCTTCTGCTCCTGTTAACACCTTATTTATCATGGATTTTACGAGTTTTTACGTTTTTTCTTACGACGATGATCAAATTTCTGGTAATTTTAAAGATAATTTTGTTAAACTCGACCCTGGGTTTTCGGTCGAGAAAGACACTCTCGAACTTACTGGATCCTGCAATGGGTTGATTTGTTTAACCTCTGCTTCTGCTCAATACTTCATTTTATGGAACCCGGCTACTCGAAACCTGAAAAAGTATGGGCCACATGGGTATAGAAAGCATTTTGATAAAGCCAATTATGTTTACGTAGCTTCTGGATTTGGATATGCATCCTCTATTGATGACTACAAATATGTCGGAATTTTGATAGCatatcaaaaaaataaaataagtgATTGTATTGTTTGTATCTTCTCTCTGAGGGAAAATACGTGGAGAAAAATTGATTTTGGTAATGATCATATCTCGGTTTTTGGACAAGCATTGCTTGTTAATGAAAAGTTATATTGGTATGCTTATAGTGAGGAAGCCGGCGATTTACTTCTTAGCTTTGATTTAGTGGTTGAGAGGTTTGACGTAATTTATAATATGGACCTTGATAGGTCAGACATGTTGGGAGTTATGAGTGGGTGTTTGAGCATTATATACTGTGAATCACAGTTCTCAGATGTAATGCACATATTGGAACCTCCTGCAATAGTGAAATCTATTGATTTACCAGAGGAGTTGAATTTAGACGAGGACTCTGAAATGATCGGGTTTACAAAGACTGGCAATTTTTTTGTGACAGGGTCATTGGGTTACAAGGCAAAGGGTTTCAATAGAACGCTTGGATAG
- the LOC141608631 gene encoding F-box/kelch-repeat protein At3g23880-like, with product MGDKEANAKSKQGIEQQCYIFDGLIFEEILLRLPVKSLIRFKSVSKQWYSIISSSEFAITHFMKSPLSQPSAPVNTLFIQCENSYYFFSYDDDQISDNFEDSLVEIEVPFRAKKYYPKLTGCCNGLICLTPKHGDYFIIWNPATGQMHKYKSDRYIGDQDIVSAYGYDDLDIECGFGYASSIDDYKYVQVVSLPWEKGGDTIVYLFSFRENKWRKIEFDYKRLFSLYGQAVFSNEKLYWGAFGKFYYIVSFDLVTERFNAIKSPLVCLGDMGGFLGECIYKVIFTGDKLIHIVDSDAIVKSIDIPEDLSLDVYSHIVGFTRTGKFFAMGYTKETELPNEEEAGLPNEEEEEEEEEEEEEIVYFKGLLIVDTSAKPLLRFDVQLTNIARYVPSLISPLLIK from the coding sequence ATGGGAGACAAAGAGGCCAATGCTAAGAGTAAACAAGGGATTGAGCAACAATGCTACATCTTTGATGGTTTGATATTTGAAGAAATACTCCTAAGATTGCCCGTCAAATCACTTATTCGATTTAAGTCTGTTTCGAAACAATGGTATTCTATTATATCTTCTTCCGAATTTGCTATTACCCACTTTATGAAATCCCCCTTGTCTCAGCCTTCCGCTCCTGTTAACACCTTGTTTATCCAGTGTGAAAACAGTTATTACTTTTTTTCTTATGACGATGATCAAATTTCTGATAATTTTGAAGATAGTTTGGTTGAAATAGAGGTGCCTTTCCGTGCCAAGAAATATTATCCTAAACTTACGGGCTGCTGTAATGGGTTAATATGTTTAACCCCAAAACATGGTGACTACTTCATTATATGGAACCCGGCTACCGGGCAAATGCACAAATATAAGTCAGATAGGTACATAGGTGATCAAGATATTGTTAGTGCATATGGGTATGATGATCTTGATATTGAATGTGGATTTGGGTATGCATCATCTATTGATGACTATAAGTATGTTCAAGTTGTCAGTCTGCCTTGGGAAAAAGGAGGAGATACTATTGtttatttgttctcttttagGGAAAATAAGTGGAGAAAAATTGAATTTGATTATAAAAGACTTTTCTCTCTTTATGGACAAGCGGTATTTAGTAATGAAAAATTATATTGGGGTGCTTTCGGCAAGTTTTATTATATTGTTAGCTTTGATTTGGTGACTGAGAGGTTCAACGCAATTAAGTCGCCTTTGGTCTGTTTAGGAGACATGGGAGGGTTTTTGGGCGAGTGCATCTATAAAGTGATATTTACCGGTGATAAGTTAATACATATAGTTGACTCTGATGCAATTGTAAAATCTATTGATATACCAGAGGACTTGAGCTTAGACGTGTACTCTCATATTGTTGGGTTTACTAGGACTGGCAAATTTTTTGCGATGGGATATACGAAGGAGACCGAGCTACCCAATGAGGAGGAGGCCGGGCTACccaatgaggaggaggaggaggaggaggaggaggaggaggaggaaatcGTCTATTTTAAAGGGCTATTGATAGTTGACACAAGTGCAAAACCTCTTTTGAGGTTTGATGTTCAGTTAACTAACATAGCAAGATATGTTCCTAGCCTAATTTCACCTCTTCTCATTAAGTAG